A single Inediibacterium massiliense DNA region contains:
- a CDS encoding sensor domain-containing protein gives MCGIDEKKIKIAEKILENTKEGIVITNVKGDIEWVNPAFTIITGYEKEEVLGKNPRILKSKRHDSLFYKNMWRSISQKGFWQNQIWNRRKDGETYLEWLTIASVLNDRGKITHYISVFHDLTESMLKEEYIKYQANYDALTGLPNRYLLKDRIDRALTHACKNKKILAVFFLDVDRFKRINETLGHHVGDVLIQKIGKRLKECMDEEDTVGRLGGDEFIIILEEEESANHIIKKAQKVLDIFHTPFLLNGYTNYITASMGISIYPSDGENADHLIKNAETAMYRAKAKGKNGYQLYTAKMNQKALEKLTIENDMYKALEQKEFVLYYQPQVEAITGAIIGVEALIRWNHPKRGMIGPGEFIPLAEETGFIVPLGEWVIYEACRQGTIWEEKGIEGVQISVNLSPLQFQQKNIIEKIKKILENTGMKAENLEVEITESGAMIDPEFTIDLLKEMKKMNIKVAIDDFGTGYSSLSYFTKFPIDKMKIDQSFIRNIWSDERNKAVVLAIIKIAKSLGLSCIAEGVETQEELDLLIEYECEQIQGYFYSPPISAESFEELYKNSNVAMAINNGEN, from the coding sequence ATGTGTGGAATTGATGAAAAAAAAATAAAAATTGCTGAAAAAATATTAGAGAATACAAAGGAAGGTATTGTTATTACAAACGTTAAAGGGGATATAGAGTGGGTAAATCCTGCATTTACAATTATTACAGGATATGAAAAGGAAGAAGTGTTGGGAAAAAACCCACGAATATTAAAATCTAAAAGACATGATTCATTATTTTATAAAAATATGTGGAGAAGTATTAGTCAAAAAGGTTTTTGGCAAAATCAAATTTGGAATAGAAGAAAAGATGGGGAAACTTACCTAGAGTGGCTAACCATAGCATCGGTTTTAAATGATAGGGGAAAAATTACTCATTACATTTCAGTATTTCATGATTTGACAGAATCCATGCTCAAAGAAGAATATATTAAGTATCAAGCAAATTATGATGCACTGACAGGCCTTCCAAATCGGTATCTCTTAAAAGATCGAATAGATCGTGCTTTGACTCATGCTTGTAAGAATAAAAAAATATTAGCTGTCTTTTTTTTAGATGTGGATCGGTTTAAGAGAATTAATGAAACATTAGGACATCATGTAGGAGATGTATTAATTCAAAAAATAGGAAAACGATTAAAAGAATGTATGGATGAAGAGGATACAGTAGGAAGATTAGGTGGAGATGAATTTATCATCATACTGGAAGAGGAAGAAAGTGCTAATCATATCATTAAAAAGGCACAAAAAGTTTTAGACATCTTTCATACTCCTTTTTTATTAAATGGATATACAAATTATATTACAGCTAGTATGGGGATTAGTATTTATCCATCAGATGGAGAAAATGCAGATCATTTAATAAAAAATGCAGAGACAGCCATGTATAGAGCAAAAGCAAAAGGAAAAAATGGATATCAACTATATACAGCAAAGATGAATCAAAAAGCATTAGAAAAGTTAACTATAGAAAATGATATGTATAAAGCATTAGAACAAAAAGAATTTGTTCTTTATTATCAACCACAAGTAGAAGCTATTACAGGAGCAATCATAGGAGTAGAAGCTTTGATTCGGTGGAATCATCCCAAAAGAGGAATGATTGGCCCGGGAGAATTTATTCCACTAGCAGAAGAAACAGGTTTTATTGTTCCATTAGGAGAATGGGTTATTTATGAAGCTTGTAGACAAGGTACAATTTGGGAAGAAAAGGGGATCGAAGGAGTACAAATATCAGTAAATTTGTCGCCTTTACAATTTCAACAAAAAAATATTATAGAGAAAATAAAAAAGATATTAGAAAACACAGGCATGAAGGCAGAGAATTTAGAAGTAGAAATTACTGAAAGTGGTGCTATGATTGATCCAGAATTTACAATAGACCTTTTAAAAGAGATGAAAAAAATGAATATAAAGGTTGCCATTGATGATTTTGGAACCGGATATTCTTCATTGTCGTATTTTACTAAATTTCCTATAGATAAGATGAAAATAGATCAATCTTTTATTAGAAACATATGGAGTGATGAAAGAAATAAAGCGGTTGTTTTAGCTATTATAAAAATTGCTAAAAGCCTTGGGTTATCTTGTATTGCAGAAGGAGTAGAAACACAAGAGGAACTAGATCTTTTAATAGAATATGAATGTGAGCAAATACAAGGATATTTTTATAGCCCTCCTATATCAGCAGAATCTTTTGAAGAACTATACAAAAATTCTAATGTAGCTATGGCAATTAACAATGGAGAAAACTAA
- a CDS encoding DUF4397 domain-containing protein: MMYYPYMPYYQMTPMPSYVRVFHASPDAPGVDVYANGALIAKNLKYKEFTPYLSIIPGKYTILVFPTGKKDTPVINTVIDVMPNQNYTIAATGTLRDLRPLVIPDTASPMLPGKTQIKFVHLSPNAPKVDLTLGNGTILFRNIGFREISSNLAINPGNHTLQIRLAGTNKIVLTAPNQNLKPNRYYTVYAVGLGNKKAPLQIITALDKSSY, translated from the coding sequence ATGATGTATTATCCTTATATGCCCTACTATCAAATGACTCCTATGCCTAGCTATGTTAGAGTATTTCATGCATCTCCTGATGCTCCTGGTGTAGATGTATATGCTAATGGTGCATTAATTGCAAAAAATCTTAAATATAAAGAATTTACACCATATTTGTCTATCATTCCTGGGAAATATACAATTTTGGTTTTTCCTACTGGCAAAAAAGACACACCTGTAATAAATACCGTTATAGATGTCATGCCGAATCAAAATTATACTATTGCTGCTACTGGAACATTACGAGATCTTCGCCCTCTTGTCATTCCTGACACAGCATCTCCTATGCTTCCTGGGAAAACACAAATTAAATTTGTTCATTTATCTCCTAACGCCCCTAAAGTAGATCTTACTTTAGGAAATGGAACTATTTTATTTAGAAATATAGGATTTAGAGAAATTAGCTCCAATCTTGCTATCAATCCCGGTAATCATACTCTCCAAATTAGATTGGCTGGCACAAATAAAATAGTCCTTACAGCTCCTAATCAAAACCTAAAACCCAATAGATACTATACGGTATATGCTGTAGGTCTTGGTAATAAAAAAGCTCCTCTTCAAATCATCACAGCATTAGATAAAAGTTCTTATTAA
- a CDS encoding cell wall hydrolase, whose product MAYSDRELLARIIRCEAGGEGENGMKAVATVIMNRVRVPYGEYHRIGQGDIRKIITQQGQFDCMRSVLAGKPNPQTIWSNPPEQIHYDIADWAIAGNRLFTIGYSLWYFNPFKPACPNIFPRNGSGSFQVRVLQHCFYNPTELYAQT is encoded by the coding sequence ATGGCTTATTCAGACAGAGAACTTTTAGCTAGAATTATCCGATGTGAAGCTGGCGGAGAAGGGGAAAACGGAATGAAAGCTGTAGCTACAGTAATTATGAACCGTGTACGAGTTCCCTATGGAGAATATCATCGGATAGGTCAAGGAGATATTCGAAAAATTATTACTCAACAAGGACAATTTGACTGCATGCGTTCTGTTTTAGCAGGAAAACCCAATCCCCAAACTATTTGGTCCAATCCACCAGAGCAAATTCATTATGATATAGCCGATTGGGCAATAGCAGGAAATAGATTGTTTACGATAGGATATTCCCTATGGTATTTTAATCCATTTAAGCCTGCTTGTCCAAACATTTTCCCAAGAAATGGAAGCGGAAGCTTTCAAGTTCGAGTTCTACAGCATTGCTTTTATAATCCTACAGAGCTTTATGCACAAACTTAA